The following are encoded in a window of Sinorhizobium sojae CCBAU 05684 genomic DNA:
- the cobW gene encoding cobalamin biosynthesis protein CobW — protein MTRAKAQQGKIPATVITGFLGAGKTTMIRNLLQNADGKRIALIINEFGDLGVDGDVLKGCGAEACSEEDIIELTNGCICCTVADDFIPTMTKLLERENRPDHIVIETSGLALPQPLVAAFNWPDIRSEVTVDGVVTVVDSAAVAAGRFADDHDKVDALRANDDNLDHESPLEELFEDQLTAADLIVLNKTDLIDVDGVKAVREEVASRIRRRPAMIEARNGEVAAAILLGLGVGTEDEIANRKSHHEMEHEAGEEHDHDEFESFVVEVGAITDPAGFVERLKSVIAEHDILRLKGFADVPGKPMRLLIQAVGSRIDQYYDRTWAPGETRGTRLVVIGLHDMDEAAVRAAIAALV, from the coding sequence ATGACACGCGCAAAGGCCCAGCAGGGCAAGATCCCGGCCACCGTCATTACCGGCTTCCTCGGAGCCGGCAAGACGACGATGATCCGCAACCTGTTGCAGAATGCCGACGGCAAGCGCATCGCGCTCATCATCAACGAATTCGGCGATCTCGGGGTCGACGGCGACGTCTTGAAGGGCTGCGGCGCCGAGGCCTGCTCGGAGGAGGACATCATCGAGCTCACCAATGGCTGCATCTGCTGCACCGTCGCCGACGACTTCATCCCGACCATGACGAAGCTGCTCGAGCGCGAGAATCGCCCCGACCATATCGTCATCGAGACGTCGGGTCTTGCGCTGCCGCAGCCGCTGGTCGCCGCCTTCAACTGGCCGGACATTCGCAGCGAAGTGACGGTCGATGGCGTTGTCACCGTCGTGGACAGCGCCGCGGTCGCTGCCGGACGCTTTGCCGACGATCACGACAAGGTCGATGCGCTGCGCGCCAATGACGACAATCTCGACCATGAGAGCCCGCTCGAGGAACTTTTCGAGGACCAACTGACCGCCGCCGACCTGATCGTCCTCAACAAGACCGACCTCATCGATGTCGATGGGGTGAAGGCCGTGCGCGAGGAGGTCGCCTCCCGCATCCGCCGCAGGCCGGCAATGATCGAGGCGCGGAACGGCGAGGTTGCCGCCGCCATCCTGCTCGGCCTCGGCGTCGGCACGGAGGACGAGATCGCCAATCGCAAGTCGCATCACGAAATGGAGCACGAGGCAGGTGAGGAACACGACCACGACGAGTTCGAGAGCTTCGTCGTCGAAGTCGGTGCGATCACGGACCCGGCCGGATTCGTCGAGCGGCTGAAGAGCGTCATCGCCGAGCACGACATACTGCGTCTCAAGGGTTTTGCCGATGTGCCCGGCAAGCCGATGCGGCTCCTGATCCAGGCGGTCGGCAGCCGCATCGATCAATACTACGACCGCACCTGGGCACCCGGGGAAACTCGCGGCACGCGCCTCGTCGTCATCGGCCTGCACGACATGGACGAAGCAGCGGTACGCGCGGCGATCGCGGCGCTCGTGTGA
- a CDS encoding TSUP family transporter produces MTDLAFHLLLFLFAAAFIAGFIDSIAGGGGMVTIPAMLIAGIPPLETLGTNKLQSLFGSGSASLAYARHGHVSLKEQLPMALMSALGSVFGALLATIVPADALKGVLPFLLIAIAIYFGLKPNVGDIERHRRISAFLFTLTFVPLIGLYDGVFGPGTGSFFMLGFVSLAGYGILKATAHTKLLNFGSNLGAFVVFVLNGVVLWKVGLVMGVGQFVGAQVGSRYAMAKGAKIIKPLLVIVSIALAIRLLADPAHPLRVWWGI; encoded by the coding sequence GTGACCGACCTCGCCTTCCATCTCCTGCTCTTTCTGTTTGCGGCTGCTTTCATCGCCGGTTTCATCGATTCGATCGCCGGCGGCGGCGGCATGGTCACCATTCCGGCCATGCTGATCGCAGGCATTCCGCCGCTGGAAACGCTCGGCACCAACAAGCTGCAATCCCTCTTCGGATCGGGGTCGGCGAGCCTCGCCTATGCGCGGCATGGGCATGTGAGCCTGAAGGAGCAATTGCCGATGGCCCTGATGTCGGCGCTGGGTTCCGTCTTCGGCGCCCTCCTCGCGACAATTGTTCCCGCCGACGCGCTCAAAGGTGTGCTGCCGTTCCTCCTGATCGCGATTGCCATTTACTTCGGCCTGAAGCCGAACGTTGGCGATATCGAGAGGCACCGCCGCATATCGGCGTTCCTCTTCACGCTCACCTTCGTGCCGCTGATCGGCCTCTATGACGGCGTCTTCGGGCCCGGCACCGGCTCCTTCTTCATGCTCGGTTTCGTCTCGCTCGCGGGCTACGGTATCCTGAAGGCCACGGCGCACACGAAGTTGCTGAACTTCGGCTCCAATCTCGGCGCCTTTGTCGTCTTCGTCCTCAACGGCGTGGTGCTCTGGAAGGTCGGACTGGTGATGGGTGTCGGCCAGTTCGTCGGTGCGCAAGTCGGCTCGCGCTATGCCATGGCCAAAGGCGCGAAGATCATCAAGCCGCTGCTCGTTATCGTCTCGATTGCACTGGCAATCCGCCTGCTGGCGGACCCGGCGCATCCGCTGAGGGTCTGGTGGGGGATTTGA
- the cobU gene encoding bifunctional adenosylcobinamide kinase/adenosylcobinamide-phosphate guanylyltransferase, with protein sequence MTLSNVGPTLVLGGARSGKSGFAERLVEGSGLSMHYVATGRAFDEEMRDRIVHHQAARQGKGWTTHEEPLDLVGLLSHIDAPEHAVLVDCLTLWVTNLMMEGRDMAAEFATLAAFLPGARARLVFVSNEVGLGIVPENRMAREFRDHAGRLHQIVAEKSAEVYFVAAGLPLKMKG encoded by the coding sequence ATGACCCTCTCCAATGTCGGCCCGACGCTCGTCCTCGGCGGTGCCCGCTCCGGCAAGTCCGGCTTTGCCGAAAGACTCGTCGAAGGCAGCGGTCTGTCGATGCATTATGTCGCGACCGGGCGCGCATTCGACGAGGAGATGCGCGACCGCATCGTCCATCACCAGGCGGCGCGGCAGGGCAAAGGCTGGACGACCCATGAGGAGCCGCTCGACCTCGTCGGTCTGCTCAGCCACATCGATGCGCCGGAGCACGCCGTCCTCGTCGACTGCCTGACGCTTTGGGTCACGAACCTGATGATGGAGGGGCGCGACATGGCGGCGGAGTTCGCGACTCTCGCCGCCTTCCTGCCGGGCGCTCGGGCCCGTCTTGTTTTCGTTTCCAATGAAGTCGGCCTCGGCATCGTCCCGGAAAACCGCATGGCGCGCGAATTTCGAGACCATGCGGGCCGGCTCCACCAGATCGTCGCGGAGAAATCCGCCGAAGTCTATTTCGTCGCGGCCGGACTGCCGCTGAAAATGAAAGGTTGA
- the cobO gene encoding cob(I)yrinic acid a,c-diamide adenosyltransferase: MSEETVNEPTAEKDDARHAVKMAKKKTAREKIMATKTDEKGLVIVHTGKGKGKSTAGFGMIFRHIAHGMPCAVVQFIKGAMQTGERDLIEKHFGDLCQFYTLGEGFTWETQDRARDVAMAEKAWEKAKELIRDERNSMVLLDEINIALRYDYIDVAEVIRFLKEEKPHMTHVVLTGRNAKEDLIEAADLVTEMELVKHPFRSGIKAQKGVEF, encoded by the coding sequence ATGAGCGAAGAGACGGTCAACGAGCCGACGGCGGAGAAGGACGATGCCCGCCACGCCGTCAAGATGGCGAAGAAGAAGACTGCGCGCGAGAAAATCATGGCGACGAAGACGGACGAAAAGGGTCTTGTCATCGTCCATACCGGCAAGGGCAAGGGCAAGTCGACCGCCGGCTTCGGCATGATCTTCCGCCATATCGCCCATGGCATGCCCTGCGCCGTGGTGCAGTTCATCAAGGGTGCCATGCAGACGGGCGAGCGCGACCTGATCGAGAAGCATTTCGGCGACCTCTGCCAGTTCTACACGCTCGGCGAAGGCTTCACCTGGGAAACGCAGGATCGCGCCCGCGACGTGGCCATGGCGGAGAAAGCCTGGGAAAAGGCCAAGGAACTGATCCGCGACGAGCGCAATTCCATGGTGCTGCTCGACGAGATCAACATCGCGCTTCGCTACGACTACATCGACGTCGCCGAGGTGATCCGGTTCCTGAAAGAGGAAAAGCCGCACATGACCCATGTGGTCCTGACCGGCCGCAATGCCAAGGAAGACCTGATCGAGGCCGCCGATCTCGTGACCGAGATGGAACTGGTCAAACATCCCTTCCGCTCCGGCATCAAGGCGCAGAAGGGCGTCGAGTTCTGA
- a CDS encoding FecR family protein — MSYLRRAVIVGLSFALAGSPPAGAAEPVGQAVRIKTEVRGAAGPLAVQDAVHRDERISTSRSGLGQFVFRDGSKLALGAGSSVVIDRFVFDDSKTVQNLTIAAAKGTFRWISGNSRHSAYRILTPAGTIGVRGTVFDFYVGGDGTTAVVLLSGAADFCGRGGCRQLTRRCDCVIAKPNGAMSDTRPVNRGTLRALGNPRALPFLSGQQRLSSGWSGSGCGLAAALQIRPDKLPPPRVDQAPITPEPGEPVRPPKPKPHKPDRPHKPHKPDKPDKPGKPDRPDRPDRPDRPDRPDRPDHPNGHSRPDRPDRPDRPDRPDRPDRPARWK; from the coding sequence ATGTCGTATCTGCGTCGTGCCGTAATTGTTGGGTTGAGTTTTGCGCTTGCTGGCTCCCCCCCGGCAGGCGCGGCCGAACCGGTAGGCCAAGCGGTCCGCATCAAGACCGAGGTCAGGGGCGCGGCCGGCCCGCTCGCCGTGCAGGACGCGGTGCACCGCGACGAGCGGATATCGACATCCAGGTCCGGCCTCGGCCAGTTCGTCTTCCGGGATGGCAGCAAGCTCGCGCTCGGCGCCGGCTCCTCCGTAGTCATCGACCGGTTCGTCTTCGACGACTCGAAAACCGTGCAGAATCTGACGATTGCGGCGGCGAAGGGAACGTTCCGCTGGATCAGCGGCAATTCCAGGCACTCCGCCTACCGGATCCTGACGCCGGCCGGAACGATCGGCGTTCGCGGCACCGTATTCGACTTCTATGTCGGCGGCGACGGCACGACGGCCGTCGTGCTGCTGTCGGGCGCGGCCGACTTTTGCGGCCGCGGCGGCTGCCGGCAACTGACGCGCCGCTGCGACTGCGTGATCGCAAAACCCAACGGCGCGATGTCGGACACCCGGCCGGTCAATCGCGGCACGCTCAGGGCGCTTGGCAACCCGCGGGCATTGCCGTTCCTGTCGGGCCAGCAACGGCTTTCGTCTGGCTGGAGCGGCAGCGGCTGCGGCCTTGCGGCTGCCCTTCAAATCCGGCCCGACAAGCTTCCGCCGCCGCGCGTCGACCAGGCGCCGATTACCCCGGAACCCGGGGAGCCTGTAAGGCCGCCCAAGCCGAAGCCGCACAAGCCGGACAGGCCTCATAAGCCCCATAAGCCTGACAAGCCTGACAAGCCTGGCAAACCGGACAGGCCGGACAGGCCTGATAGGCCTGATAGGCCCGACCGACCGGATAGGCCGGATCATCCGAACGGCCACTCTCGCCCGGACAGGCCCGACCGACCCGACAGACCGGATCGCCCAGACAGACCGGACAGGCCGGCCCGGTGGAAATGA
- a CDS encoding CHASE2 domain-containing protein, with product MTRAQLVCVLLGLAIVAALTMLRTSDPPLLKFAREVTFDEYQRLAPRPFEVLPVRVVDIDEASLEQFGQWPWPRDRMADLVDRLTEMGAAVIAFDILFAEPDRLSPRSVMRDVGDLDPALVARLPDNDETFARAIAGKPVVLGFGLSNSGNYRPPVKAGFAFTGESPFDAPPRLAAATPIRPELETNAAGVGHISLNPESSSAVVRAVPLLLSDGEQLYPNLALEALRVAQGASTYLLAGATDVADTITLIRVGDFVVPVTAAGELWLYVSPDRPERYVSAAEVLAPGSAATEARAAIGGSIVFVGTSAAGLLDIRATALGDNVPGVSLHAQTVEQILSGRFLSRPDWADGLEILSVAVAGSLLVLLTTFVSPAVALACGLLITVLALVASWLAFVHGGLLFDPLAPIVFGSIIHFAATAYRFLVSDRERRVVRRAFGQYLSPSLLYRIEHTRNALRLGGDDRELTLMFVDVRNFTEISERLAPTEVVHFLNRLLDALSHHVIDNEGTLDKFIGDSIMAFWNAPVDVAGHPGKAVHAALAMRETLARLNEADAFGFGDERKVAIGVGIHTGLACVGNMGAEIHFNYSAVGDAVNVAARIESACKDIGFDILVSETTAKALGGCALLDAGALPLKGKTTRTRLFAVVGGKALATSPEFFELQRIHGQLIAALQVRSPDTRRILSMAKLKAGGLAPGLEEFYRRIPRRADHFPAEETERGGAGE from the coding sequence ATGACACGCGCGCAGCTCGTTTGCGTCCTTCTCGGCCTGGCAATCGTCGCGGCACTGACAATGCTGCGGACCAGTGATCCGCCATTGCTGAAATTCGCCCGCGAAGTCACGTTCGACGAGTATCAGCGCCTCGCGCCGCGGCCTTTCGAGGTACTCCCGGTGCGCGTCGTCGACATCGACGAGGCGTCGCTCGAGCAATTCGGCCAGTGGCCCTGGCCGAGAGACCGGATGGCGGATCTGGTCGATCGGCTTACCGAAATGGGCGCGGCCGTCATTGCCTTCGATATTCTCTTCGCCGAACCGGATCGTCTTTCGCCTCGGAGCGTCATGCGCGACGTCGGAGACCTGGATCCGGCGCTCGTCGCCCGCCTGCCGGACAATGACGAGACGTTTGCGCGGGCGATCGCGGGAAAGCCGGTCGTGCTTGGCTTCGGACTTTCCAATAGTGGAAACTATCGACCGCCGGTAAAGGCGGGCTTTGCCTTCACGGGCGAAAGCCCCTTCGATGCGCCGCCCAGGCTCGCCGCGGCAACGCCGATCAGGCCGGAACTCGAAACGAATGCGGCCGGCGTCGGCCATATCAGCCTCAATCCCGAAAGTTCCTCCGCCGTCGTGCGCGCCGTGCCGTTGCTCTTGAGCGACGGCGAGCAGCTCTATCCCAATCTCGCCCTTGAGGCTCTGCGGGTCGCGCAAGGCGCCTCGACCTATCTCCTCGCGGGGGCAACGGATGTGGCGGACACGATAACGCTGATCAGGGTCGGCGATTTCGTCGTACCGGTGACGGCGGCCGGAGAGCTCTGGCTCTATGTGAGCCCGGATCGGCCGGAGAGATATGTCTCGGCCGCCGAGGTCCTTGCTCCGGGCAGCGCCGCGACGGAAGCGAGGGCTGCAATCGGAGGCAGCATCGTCTTCGTCGGCACCTCGGCCGCCGGCTTGCTGGATATCCGTGCAACCGCTCTTGGAGATAATGTTCCCGGCGTGTCGCTGCACGCGCAGACCGTCGAGCAGATCCTATCCGGACGCTTTCTCTCCCGCCCGGATTGGGCCGACGGACTCGAAATCCTGTCGGTTGCAGTCGCAGGCAGCCTGCTCGTCCTGCTCACGACCTTCGTCAGCCCGGCCGTGGCGCTGGCCTGCGGCCTGCTGATCACCGTGCTCGCGCTCGTTGCCTCATGGCTCGCCTTCGTCCATGGCGGGCTTCTCTTCGATCCGCTGGCGCCGATCGTCTTCGGTTCGATCATCCATTTCGCAGCAACGGCCTACCGCTTCCTGGTGAGCGACCGGGAGCGGCGCGTCGTCCGGCGTGCCTTCGGGCAGTACCTGTCTCCCTCTTTGCTCTACCGGATCGAGCACACGCGAAACGCCTTGCGCCTCGGCGGCGACGACCGGGAGCTCACGCTGATGTTCGTCGACGTGCGCAATTTCACCGAGATCAGCGAGCGCCTGGCGCCGACGGAAGTGGTGCACTTTCTCAACAGGCTGCTCGACGCGCTGAGCCACCACGTGATCGACAATGAGGGCACGCTCGACAAGTTCATCGGCGATTCGATCATGGCCTTCTGGAACGCGCCGGTCGACGTAGCGGGGCACCCCGGCAAGGCCGTCCATGCGGCGCTGGCCATGCGCGAGACGCTCGCCCGGCTCAACGAGGCCGATGCCTTCGGCTTTGGTGACGAGCGCAAGGTCGCGATCGGGGTCGGCATCCATACGGGACTCGCCTGCGTCGGCAATATGGGAGCGGAAATACATTTCAACTATTCGGCGGTGGGCGACGCCGTGAATGTCGCCGCCCGCATCGAAAGCGCCTGCAAGGACATCGGCTTCGACATTCTCGTATCCGAAACGACGGCAAAGGCCCTCGGTGGCTGCGCCCTGCTCGATGCCGGGGCTCTGCCTCTCAAGGGCAAGACGACGCGAACGAGGCTTTTCGCCGTGGTCGGCGGCAAGGCGCTTGCCACGTCCCCGGAATTCTTCGAGCTGCAGCGCATTCATGGGCAGCTGATCGCGGCTCTGCAGGTGCGTTCGCCCGATACGCGCCGTATTCTGAGCATGGCGAAACTCAAGGCCGGCGGCTTGGCACCCGGACTTGAGGAGTTCTATCGCCGCATCCCGCGCCGCGCCGACCACTTTCCTGCCGAAGAGACGGAAAGGGGAGGGGCAGGCGAGTGA
- the cobN gene encoding cobaltochelatase subunit CobN encodes MHLLLAQKGTIADGNEAIDLGQSPADILFLSAADTEIASIAAAHRQRSGAKSLRIASLMNLMHPMSVDTYVERTARHAKLIVVRPLGGASYFRYVLEALHAAAIANKFQIAVVPGDDKPDAGLEPFSTVSAEDRERLWAYFTEGGADNARLFLDYAEALIDGGERPEPARPLLKAGIWWPGAGVIGVGEWMRQVGFGGGTVPQTDSPPTIAICFYRALVQSGETKPVEAMIEALAAEGMRALPVFVSSLKDAVSIGTLEAIFAEAAPDVVMNATGFAVSAPGADRRPTVLESTGAPVLQVIFSGSSRAAWEASPQGLMARDLGMNVALPEVDGRILSRAVSFKAASVYDPLVEANIVGHEPLDDRVQFSARLAANWAKLRRTETDARRIAVVMANYPNRDGRLGNGVGLDTPAGTVEVLRAMAAEGYPAGQVPDDGDALMRFLMAGPTNAASRDREIRESISLNRYRDFFASLPRKIQEEVTERWGAPEADPFFLDDAFALPLARFGDVLVGIQPARGYNIDPKETYHAPDLVPPHGYIAFYAYLRQVFGADAIIHMGKHGNLEWLPGKALALSEACYPEAIFGPTPHLYPFIVNDPGEGTQAKRRTSAVIIDHLTPPLTRAESYGPLKDLEALVDEYYEAAGGDPRRLRLLSRQILDLVRDIGLDHDAGIDRGDSDEAALEKLDAYLCDLKEMQIRDGLHIFGVAPQGRLLTDLTVALARVPRGLSEGGDQSLQRAIAVDAGLGRGAEVTPYGLSAISPLPPQPFDPLDCIHSTPWPGPKPDLLATLSDAPWRTAGDTVERIELLAAKLVSGEIACPEDWTNTRAVLNEVELRLKPSIESSGAAEIKGLLTGLDGRFVPPGPSGAPTRGRPDVLPTGRNFYSVDSRAVPTPAAYELGKKSAELLIRRYLQDHGEWPTSFGLTAWGTSNMRTGGDDIAQALALIGAKPLWDMASRRVTGYEIVPLAVLGRPRVDVTLRISGFFRDAFPDQIALFDKAIRAIGALDEDDADNMIAARMRAEARRLEGEGIDAKEAARRASYRVFGAKPGAYGAGLQALIDEKGWEKRGDLAEAYLTWGGYAYGAGEDGKAERSIFEQRLRSIEAVVQNQDNREHDLLDSDDYYQFEGGMSAAAEHLSGARPAIYHNDHSRPEKPVIRSLEEEIGRVVRARVVNPKWIDGVMRHGYKGAFEIAATVDYMFAFAATTGAVRDHHFEAAYLAYIADEKVLEFLRDKNPAALAELAERLLEAVERGLWSPRSNSARFELSGLAARTGKAGNNRE; translated from the coding sequence ATGCACCTCCTCCTAGCCCAGAAAGGCACGATTGCCGACGGCAATGAAGCGATCGATCTCGGCCAGAGCCCGGCCGATATTCTGTTCCTCTCGGCCGCCGACACGGAAATTGCCTCGATCGCCGCCGCCCATCGCCAGCGATCGGGCGCAAAGAGCCTGCGCATTGCCAGCCTGATGAACCTGATGCATCCGATGTCGGTCGACACCTATGTCGAGCGGACGGCACGGCATGCCAAGCTGATCGTCGTGCGTCCGCTCGGCGGCGCCAGCTATTTCCGCTATGTGCTGGAGGCGCTACACGCAGCGGCGATCGCGAACAAGTTCCAGATCGCCGTGGTGCCCGGCGACGACAAGCCCGATGCGGGCCTCGAGCCTTTTTCGACCGTTTCGGCTGAGGACCGTGAGCGTCTCTGGGCCTATTTCACCGAAGGCGGTGCCGACAATGCGCGCCTTTTCCTCGACTATGCCGAGGCGTTGATCGATGGCGGAGAGAGGCCGGAACCGGCGCGGCCCTTGCTCAAGGCCGGCATCTGGTGGCCGGGGGCAGGGGTGATCGGGGTAGGGGAATGGATGCGGCAGGTTGGTTTCGGCGGGGGTACCGTTCCGCAGACGGATAGCCCGCCCACCATTGCCATCTGCTTCTACCGCGCCCTCGTCCAGAGCGGCGAGACCAAGCCTGTCGAAGCGATGATCGAGGCACTGGCTGCGGAAGGCATGCGGGCCTTGCCGGTCTTCGTCTCCAGCCTCAAGGACGCGGTCTCTATCGGCACGCTCGAGGCGATCTTTGCCGAGGCTGCTCCTGACGTGGTGATGAATGCCACGGGCTTTGCAGTCTCGGCGCCCGGTGCCGATCGCCGGCCGACAGTGCTCGAATCGACGGGGGCGCCGGTCTTGCAGGTGATTTTCTCGGGTTCGTCGCGCGCGGCCTGGGAAGCCTCGCCGCAGGGGCTGATGGCGCGCGATCTCGGCATGAATGTCGCCTTGCCGGAAGTGGACGGGCGCATCCTTTCCCGCGCCGTCTCTTTCAAGGCGGCCTCGGTTTACGACCCGCTGGTCGAAGCCAATATCGTCGGTCACGAGCCGCTTGACGACCGCGTGCAATTTTCCGCCCGTCTCGCCGCCAATTGGGCGAAGCTCAGACGGACCGAGACCGATGCGCGCCGGATCGCCGTCGTCATGGCCAATTACCCGAACCGCGACGGCCGCCTCGGCAACGGCGTCGGCCTCGACACGCCGGCGGGCACGGTCGAGGTGCTGAGGGCGATGGCGGCGGAGGGCTATCCGGCCGGCCAAGTGCCCGACGACGGCGACGCGCTGATGCGCTTCCTGATGGCCGGGCCGACCAATGCCGCGAGCCGCGACCGGGAGATCCGCGAGAGCATTTCCCTGAATCGATACAGGGACTTCTTCGCGTCTCTTCCGAGAAAGATTCAAGAGGAGGTGACGGAGCGCTGGGGGGCGCCCGAGGCCGATCCTTTCTTCCTCGATGATGCCTTTGCGCTTCCGCTCGCCCGTTTCGGCGATGTCCTGGTCGGCATCCAGCCGGCGCGCGGCTACAATATCGATCCGAAGGAGACCTATCATGCGCCGGACCTCGTGCCGCCGCATGGCTACATCGCCTTCTACGCCTATCTGCGCCAGGTCTTCGGTGCCGATGCGATCATTCACATGGGCAAGCACGGCAATCTCGAATGGCTGCCCGGAAAGGCGCTGGCGCTCTCCGAGGCCTGCTATCCCGAGGCAATCTTCGGGCCGACGCCGCACCTCTATCCCTTCATCGTCAACGATCCGGGCGAGGGCACGCAGGCCAAGCGCCGAACGAGTGCCGTCATCATCGACCACCTGACCCCGCCTTTGACGCGGGCGGAATCCTACGGGCCGCTCAAGGATCTGGAGGCGCTGGTCGACGAGTATTACGAGGCGGCAGGCGGCGATCCGCGCCGCCTGCGTCTGCTCAGCCGCCAGATCCTCGACCTCGTGCGCGACATCGGCCTCGACCACGACGCCGGCATCGACAGGGGCGACAGCGACGAGGCGGCGCTGGAGAAGCTTGACGCCTATCTCTGCGATCTCAAGGAGATGCAGATCCGCGACGGGCTCCATATTTTCGGCGTGGCGCCTCAAGGACGGCTGCTGACCGACCTTACCGTTGCGCTTGCGCGTGTGCCGCGGGGCTTAAGCGAGGGCGGGGACCAGAGCCTGCAGCGGGCGATTGCGGTGGATGCGGGATTGGGGCGTGGTGCTGAAGTTACCCCCTATGGCCTATCGGCCATCTCCCCGCTCCCGCCTCAACCCTTCGACCCCCTCGACTGCATCCACTCCACTCCATGGCCCGGCCCCAAGCCCGACCTACTCGCCACCCTCTCGGACGCTCCCTGGCGCACCGCCGGCGACACGGTCGAGCGCATCGAACTGCTTGCGGCGAAGCTCGTCTCCGGCGAAATCGCCTGCCCGGAGGACTGGACCAACACGCGGGCCGTGCTCAACGAGGTCGAACTTCGGCTGAAGCCCTCGATCGAAAGCTCCGGTGCAGCCGAGATCAAGGGCCTGCTCACCGGCCTCGACGGCCGCTTCGTTCCGCCTGGCCCATCCGGCGCTCCGACGCGCGGGCGCCCCGACGTGCTGCCGACCGGCCGTAACTTCTATTCCGTCGACAGCCGCGCCGTGCCGACACCGGCGGCCTATGAGCTCGGTAAGAAATCGGCCGAACTGCTCATCCGTCGCTACCTGCAGGACCACGGCGAATGGCCGACCTCCTTCGGGCTCACCGCCTGGGGCACTTCCAACATGCGCACCGGCGGCGACGACATCGCCCAGGCGCTGGCGCTGATCGGCGCCAAGCCCCTCTGGGACATGGCCTCGCGCCGGGTGACCGGCTACGAAATCGTGCCGCTTGCCGTGCTCGGCCGTCCTCGCGTCGATGTTACCCTGCGCATTTCCGGCTTCTTCCGCGACGCCTTTCCGGATCAGATCGCACTTTTCGACAAGGCGATCCGCGCCATCGGCGCGCTCGACGAGGACGATGCCGACAATATGATCGCCGCCCGCATGCGCGCGGAGGCCCGGCGTCTCGAAGGGGAGGGCATCGATGCCAAGGAGGCGGCGCGGCGGGCGTCCTATCGCGTCTTCGGCGCGAAACCCGGTGCTTACGGAGCGGGCCTGCAGGCGCTGATCGACGAGAAGGGCTGGGAAAAGCGCGGCGATCTTGCCGAGGCCTATCTGACCTGGGGCGGCTATGCCTATGGCGCCGGCGAGGATGGCAAGGCGGAGCGGAGCATTTTCGAGCAACGCCTGCGCTCGATCGAGGCCGTCGTCCAGAACCAGGACAATCGCGAGCACGACCTGCTCGACAGCGACGACTATTACCAGTTCGAAGGGGGCATGAGCGCGGCGGCCGAGCATTTGAGCGGCGCGCGTCCGGCGATCTACCACAACGATCATTCGCGGCCGGAAAAGCCGGTGATCCGCTCGCTGGAAGAGGAGATCGGGCGGGTGGTGCGCGCCCGTGTCGTCAATCCGAAATGGATCGACGGCGTGATGCGCCACGGCTACAAGGGTGCCTTCGAGATCGCCGCGACGGTCGACTACATGTTCGCCTTCGCCGCGACGACCGGGGCGGTGCGCGACCATCATTTCGAGGCCGCCTACCTGGCCTATATCGCCGACGAGAAAGTGCTCGAGTTCCTGCGGGACAAGAACCCGGCCGCTCTCGCCGAACTGGCGGAGCGGCTCTTGGAGGCGGTCGAGCGGGGGCTATGGAGCCCGCGCTCCAATTCGGCACGATTTGAACTGAGCGGCCTTGCCGCGCGCACCGGCAAGGCCGGAAACAACAGGGAGTGA